A genomic region of Pseudomonas abietaniphila contains the following coding sequences:
- a CDS encoding amino acid ABC transporter ATP-binding protein yields the protein MAHQSEELIIEALDVHKSFGDLEILKGISLQVRRGEVVVLIGASGSGKTTFIRCINLLEDIQSGRIRVNGQPMGYRERADGRLVRDSERNIARQRRDIGMVFQRFNLFAHMTALENIIEAPIHVLGVSREAALSQGRELLARVGLADKAGHYPSMLSGGQQQRVAIARALAMKPKAMLFDEPTSALDPETVGEVLHVMKALAEDGMTMVVVTHEMGFAREVADRVVVLDQGELIEQGPPEQIFSRPTHPRTQAFLSRVL from the coding sequence ATGGCGCATCAAAGCGAAGAACTGATCATCGAGGCGCTGGACGTTCACAAGTCGTTCGGCGATCTGGAAATCCTGAAGGGCATCTCCCTGCAGGTCCGTCGCGGCGAAGTGGTGGTGCTGATCGGCGCCTCGGGTTCGGGCAAAACCACGTTCATCCGTTGCATCAACCTGCTGGAAGACATCCAGTCCGGGCGCATCCGGGTCAATGGCCAGCCGATGGGCTATCGCGAACGTGCCGATGGCCGTCTGGTGCGCGATTCGGAGCGCAATATTGCTCGCCAGCGGCGTGACATCGGCATGGTCTTTCAGCGCTTCAATTTGTTCGCGCACATGACCGCGCTGGAAAACATCATCGAAGCGCCGATTCACGTGCTGGGCGTTTCGCGTGAGGCAGCATTGAGTCAGGGCCGTGAACTGTTGGCGCGGGTCGGTCTGGCAGACAAGGCCGGGCATTACCCCTCGATGCTGTCCGGTGGTCAGCAGCAGCGGGTGGCGATTGCCCGCGCCCTGGCCATGAAACCCAAGGCCATGTTGTTCGACGAGCCGACCAGTGCGCTGGACCCGGAAACCGTCGGCGAAGTGCTGCACGTCATGAAGGCACTTGCCGAAGACGGTATGACCATGGTGGTCGTGACTCACGAAATGGGCTTTGCCCGCGAAGTCGCCGACCGTGTGGTGGTGCTCGATCAGGGCGAACTGATCGAACAAGGCCCGCCCGAGCAGATTTTCAGCCGTCCCACCCACCCCCGTACCCAAGCCTTTCTCAGCCGCGTGTTGTAA
- a CDS encoding polyamine ABC transporter substrate-binding protein → MRSFCFAAALCSVAFLPAAHAADGVMKMYNWSDYIGPDTLKNFEKDSGIKVQYDIFDTNEMLEAKMLSGHSGYDLVVPSSQFLSKQIRAGAYQPLQRSLLTNWNHLDPRLMKRLEAADPGNRYAVPYMWGTVGIGYNEEKVRAVLGKDAVLDSWSMVLNPDNLAKLKSCGVAFLDAPVKIIPQTLLYLGLDPNSVKPDDYKKASALLMKLRPSVTYFNSSKYTADLANGDICVAVGYSGDVMQAQTRAKEAGKNVDIRYLIPKEGVNLWFDMLAIPKDAGNVANAHAFINYLLRPDVIAPVSDYVGYANPNTDATALMDPKVSGNPGIYPGDEVISHTFVSADLPDNIQRLITREWNRIKSGQ, encoded by the coding sequence ATGCGTTCATTCTGCTTTGCCGCTGCTCTGTGCTCTGTTGCCTTTCTGCCCGCGGCGCATGCCGCCGACGGCGTGATGAAGATGTATAACTGGTCGGACTACATCGGCCCCGACACCCTGAAAAACTTCGAAAAGGACAGCGGGATCAAGGTTCAGTACGACATCTTCGACACCAACGAAATGCTCGAAGCGAAGATGCTGTCGGGGCATTCGGGGTATGACCTGGTGGTGCCTTCCAGCCAGTTCTTGTCCAAGCAGATTCGGGCGGGTGCCTACCAGCCGTTGCAGCGGTCGTTGTTGACCAACTGGAATCACCTGGACCCGCGCTTGATGAAGCGTCTGGAAGCCGCCGACCCCGGCAACCGTTATGCCGTGCCGTACATGTGGGGCACGGTCGGCATCGGTTACAACGAAGAGAAGGTGCGTGCGGTGCTGGGCAAGGACGCGGTACTGGATTCGTGGTCGATGGTGCTCAACCCCGACAATCTGGCCAAGCTCAAGAGCTGCGGCGTAGCGTTTCTCGATGCGCCGGTGAAGATCATTCCGCAGACCCTGCTGTACCTGGGCCTGGACCCCAACAGCGTCAAGCCCGACGACTACAAAAAGGCCTCTGCCTTGCTGATGAAGCTGCGTCCGTCGGTGACCTATTTCAACTCGTCCAAGTACACGGCTGACCTCGCCAACGGCGATATCTGCGTGGCGGTCGGTTATTCGGGCGACGTGATGCAGGCCCAGACGCGCGCCAAAGAAGCCGGGAAGAACGTCGACATCCGCTACCTGATTCCCAAGGAAGGCGTGAACCTGTGGTTCGACATGCTGGCGATTCCCAAGGATGCCGGCAACGTCGCCAACGCCCATGCGTTCATCAATTACCTGCTGCGTCCGGACGTCATCGCGCCGGTGAGTGATTACGTCGGTTATGCCAACCCGAACACAGACGCCACTGCCTTGATGGACCCAAAAGTCAGCGGCAATCCGGGGATCTATCCGGGTGACGAGGTGATCAGCCACACCTTCGTGTCCGCCGACCTGCCGGACAACATCCAGCGCCTGATCACCCGGGAATGGAACCGCATCAAGTCCGGGCAATGA
- a CDS encoding gamma-glutamyltransferase family protein has product MLKFSAHQYPYPSQRQSVFARRGMVAASQPLAAQAGIEVMQKGGNAIDAAIATAAALTVVEPTGCGIGGDAFALVWCKGQLHGLNANGHAPAALSVEAVKAAGHDQMPMYGWTPVTVPGCPSAWAELSRRFGKLPFAELLQPAISLARDGFPLSPVVAHQWQIAFDEFSAHRDPVMDSWFQTFLIDGRAPKAGELFRNPAQANTLEELAATECESLYRGALAQRLDAHARSTGGYLRAEDLAGFRAQWVDPISIRYRGYDVWEIPPSGQGLVALMTLKILEGFAFDHRDSQLTWHRQLEAMKLAYSDGLHHITDPDHMRVAVADLLSDRYSDARRALIGDQAQAPTPGDPHASGTVYLATADAEGNMVSFIQSNYHGFGSGVVLPDSGLALQNRGQEFSLDPTHANCLAPGKKTFHTIIPGFLTKDDQPVGPFGVMGGYMQPQGHVQMVMNLVDFDLNPQSALDAPRWQWLGGLKIGIEQGASRDLAAGLARRGHDISIAYDSTDYGRGQIIVRDPVSGVLCGGTEPRADSTIAVW; this is encoded by the coding sequence ATGTTGAAATTTTCTGCTCACCAATACCCGTATCCCTCGCAACGCCAGAGCGTGTTTGCCCGACGCGGCATGGTCGCCGCGTCGCAACCGCTGGCGGCGCAAGCGGGTATCGAAGTCATGCAAAAGGGCGGCAATGCGATCGATGCCGCGATTGCCACGGCGGCCGCATTAACGGTGGTCGAACCGACCGGCTGCGGCATTGGCGGCGACGCCTTCGCGCTGGTCTGGTGCAAGGGTCAGCTCCACGGACTGAACGCCAACGGCCATGCGCCGGCGGCCTTGAGTGTCGAGGCCGTGAAGGCCGCCGGGCATGACCAGATGCCGATGTACGGCTGGACACCGGTGACGGTGCCCGGTTGCCCTTCGGCCTGGGCCGAGCTGTCCCGGCGTTTCGGAAAGCTGCCGTTTGCCGAACTGTTGCAGCCGGCGATCAGCCTGGCCCGCGACGGATTTCCGCTGTCGCCCGTGGTTGCTCATCAATGGCAAATCGCGTTCGACGAATTCAGTGCCCACCGCGATCCCGTGATGGACAGCTGGTTCCAGACCTTCCTCATCGACGGGCGAGCGCCAAAGGCGGGTGAGCTGTTTCGCAATCCGGCTCAGGCGAACACCCTGGAAGAACTGGCAGCAACGGAGTGCGAAAGCCTCTATCGCGGCGCTCTGGCACAGCGACTCGACGCGCATGCTCGTTCAACCGGCGGCTATTTGAGGGCTGAAGACCTGGCGGGTTTCCGCGCGCAATGGGTTGACCCGATCAGCATCCGCTATCGCGGCTACGACGTCTGGGAGATCCCGCCCAGCGGCCAGGGCCTGGTCGCACTCATGACCTTGAAGATACTGGAGGGGTTCGCATTCGATCATCGCGACAGTCAACTGACCTGGCATCGGCAGCTGGAGGCCATGAAGCTGGCGTACAGCGACGGCCTGCACCACATCACCGATCCCGATCACATGCGCGTGGCAGTGGCAGACCTGTTGAGCGACCGCTACAGCGACGCGCGCAGGGCGTTGATTGGCGATCAGGCGCAAGCGCCCACGCCGGGTGATCCACACGCGAGCGGAACGGTGTACCTGGCGACGGCCGATGCCGAGGGCAACATGGTGTCGTTCATTCAAAGCAACTACCACGGCTTCGGTTCCGGCGTGGTACTGCCGGACAGCGGCCTGGCGTTGCAGAATCGCGGGCAGGAATTCAGCCTTGATCCAACCCATGCCAACTGCCTGGCTCCGGGCAAAAAGACCTTCCACACGATCATTCCTGGCTTCCTGACCAAGGACGATCAGCCGGTCGGTCCGTTTGGCGTCATGGGCGGTTACATGCAGCCGCAGGGGCATGTGCAGATGGTGATGAACCTGGTGGACTTCGACCTCAACCCGCAGTCGGCGCTGGATGCACCGCGTTGGCAGTGGCTGGGCGGCCTGAAAATAGGCATCGAGCAGGGCGCCTCGCGGGACCTGGCGGCAGGGCTGGCCAGGCGAGGGCACGACATCAGCATCGCCTACGATTCCACCGACTACGGTCGCGGGCAGATCATCGTGCGCGACCCAGTGAGTGGCGTGTTGTGCGGAGGAACAGAGCCAAGGGCGGATTCGACGATTGCGGTGTGGTGA
- a CDS encoding GntR family transcriptional regulator, whose product MRLVPGYADRLPVTAEEEAYAFLLDAICKGTYRMGERLIAEDIATEIGMSRMPVREAFRRLAADGLVTLRPNRGAVVSGLNIEEMREVFEMRSALEGLAIRVAVPKITERHLIHLERLLDDMDDYRDDSSEWVGRHRAFHEYLCSLSGRARLMRQISALYTAIEPHMRVWLEHGEKPLSARDEHAVILEALRAGDADQAEHVLRDHIEGTIPSLVAFLEQHKPA is encoded by the coding sequence ATGCGACTCGTACCCGGATACGCCGACCGCTTACCTGTCACTGCTGAAGAAGAGGCCTACGCTTTTTTGCTCGACGCTATCTGCAAGGGCACGTACCGCATGGGCGAACGGCTTATCGCCGAAGACATTGCTACCGAGATCGGCATGAGCCGTATGCCGGTGCGTGAGGCATTCAGGCGCCTGGCGGCCGATGGACTGGTCACCTTGCGCCCCAACCGTGGCGCAGTAGTCAGCGGATTGAACATTGAAGAAATGCGCGAAGTGTTCGAGATGCGCAGCGCACTGGAAGGCCTGGCGATCCGGGTCGCTGTGCCGAAAATCACCGAGCGCCACCTGATCCACCTTGAACGCCTGCTCGACGACATGGACGACTACCGCGACGACAGTTCCGAGTGGGTAGGGCGCCACCGCGCATTCCATGAATACCTCTGCAGCCTCAGCGGCCGGGCGCGACTGATGCGCCAGATTTCTGCGTTGTACACCGCCATCGAGCCGCACATGCGGGTCTGGCTTGAGCATGGTGAAAAGCCGCTGAGCGCCCGTGACGAACATGCCGTCATCCTTGAGGCGTTGCGCGCGGGCGATGCCGATCAGGCCGAGCATGTCCTGCGCGACCACATCGAAGGCACGATTCCCAGCCTGGTTGCTTTTCTCGAACAACATAAGCCTGCGTGA
- a CDS encoding ABC transporter substrate-binding protein — MHKPAALAALVSMSLCAPMVFANPTVPDRLQKVDKVTYCSGMDSPPLVSFDAAQKPVGLTIDLGVEIAKRLGGKKVEWRVIPFSGLVPALLAQQCDMIVDQLFDKPERREVINIVNYMYSSQSVVVPKGNPKGIKSLDDLSGHKVAVLNGSTIKTLLDAQNETLTKAGKPPLKLVVYNTDTDAFQALRISQVDAYGTTVETAGYYANMAPDLFQEGVPAFSRILTGLGIRKDDPQLTAAVQQVISDMRSDGSYTQLLAKWHVESDKLD; from the coding sequence ATGCACAAACCCGCCGCGCTGGCCGCCCTCGTTTCCATGAGTCTGTGTGCACCCATGGTGTTCGCCAACCCGACCGTGCCAGACCGTCTGCAGAAGGTCGATAAGGTCACCTATTGCTCTGGCATGGACTCACCGCCGCTGGTGTCGTTCGATGCTGCGCAGAAACCGGTGGGCCTTACCATCGACCTCGGGGTGGAAATTGCCAAGCGTCTGGGTGGCAAGAAGGTCGAGTGGCGGGTGATTCCGTTTTCCGGCCTGGTGCCAGCATTGCTGGCGCAGCAGTGCGACATGATCGTCGATCAGTTGTTCGACAAGCCTGAGCGTCGGGAAGTGATCAACATCGTCAACTACATGTACTCCAGCCAGTCGGTGGTGGTGCCCAAAGGCAATCCCAAGGGCATCAAGTCGCTGGATGATCTCTCGGGGCACAAGGTGGCGGTGCTCAATGGCTCCACCATCAAGACCTTGCTAGACGCCCAGAACGAAACCCTGACCAAGGCCGGCAAGCCGCCGCTCAAACTGGTGGTTTACAACACCGACACCGATGCCTTTCAGGCGCTGCGGATCAGTCAGGTGGACGCCTATGGCACCACGGTAGAAACCGCCGGTTACTACGCCAACATGGCGCCCGACCTGTTTCAGGAAGGTGTGCCTGCCTTCAGCCGGATTCTGACCGGGCTGGGCATTCGCAAGGACGACCCGCAGCTGACCGCCGCCGTGCAACAGGTGATCAGCGACATGCGCAGCGATGGCAGCTACACGCAGCTCCTCGCCAAATGGCACGTCGAAAGCGACAAGCTCGATTGA
- a CDS encoding DUF1652 domain-containing protein, with amino-acid sequence MNEVGPMNKVTFPNACQLMRWHFHPVGFEANMDAPSSMVARLFDRASGETVIAIAGIPCQTVMNAMDVERIIEAIELELETFVPRQTLYLNQA; translated from the coding sequence TTGAACGAGGTAGGCCCCATGAACAAAGTCACGTTTCCAAACGCTTGTCAGCTGATGCGCTGGCACTTCCACCCGGTCGGCTTCGAAGCCAACATGGATGCACCCAGCAGCATGGTTGCGCGCCTGTTCGACCGTGCCAGCGGCGAGACGGTCATCGCGATCGCGGGGATTCCCTGCCAGACCGTGATGAACGCGATGGACGTGGAGCGCATTATCGAGGCCATTGAACTCGAGCTGGAAACCTTTGTTCCGCGGCAGACGCTCTACCTCAATCAGGCCTGA
- a CDS encoding amino acid ABC transporter permease, whose translation MNFNWEVFWQYLLQPSGVYLTGLWLTCLISVLAMLLGCTLGLIAALMRLSKNPLLNLPVRFYVWLMRGTPLLVQIVFLYTALAAGGIFRFEDIDLGWFIVPGNIQAAIIALGLNEGAYMAEIIRAGIGAVDKGQYEAGRSLGMTFGKLMRRIVLPQAFRVIVPPLGNEFNVMLKNTTLVSVIGVQELLLSTQMVTSATFRVFELYLVVAIYFLMLTTLWGFFQRWLEQRFGQSDRQPPAAKRMFGRSAMKLLRGR comes from the coding sequence ATGAATTTCAATTGGGAAGTGTTCTGGCAGTACCTGTTGCAGCCCAGTGGGGTGTACCTCACCGGGTTGTGGCTGACCTGCCTGATCAGCGTGCTGGCGATGCTGCTCGGGTGCACCCTGGGCCTGATCGCCGCCTTGATGCGCCTGTCGAAGAATCCGCTGCTGAACCTGCCGGTTCGGTTCTACGTCTGGCTGATGCGCGGCACGCCGTTGCTGGTGCAGATCGTGTTCCTCTACACCGCACTGGCCGCGGGTGGCATTTTTCGTTTCGAGGACATCGACCTGGGCTGGTTCATCGTGCCGGGCAACATTCAGGCAGCGATCATCGCCCTGGGCCTGAATGAAGGCGCCTACATGGCCGAAATCATCCGCGCGGGGATCGGCGCGGTGGACAAAGGCCAATACGAAGCTGGCCGTTCGCTGGGCATGACCTTCGGCAAGCTGATGCGCCGCATCGTGCTGCCACAGGCATTCCGGGTGATCGTGCCGCCGCTGGGCAACGAGTTCAACGTGATGCTGAAAAACACAACGCTGGTCAGCGTGATCGGGGTGCAGGAGTTGCTGTTGAGCACGCAAATGGTCACGTCGGCAACGTTCCGGGTCTTCGAGCTGTACCTCGTGGTCGCGATCTATTTCCTCATGCTCACCACCCTGTGGGGCTTCTTCCAGCGCTGGCTTGAACAGCGTTTCGGCCAATCCGATCGTCAACCGCCTGCGGCGAAACGCATGTTTGGCCGCAGTGCGATGAAACTGTTGAGGGGGCGTTGA